A region from the Brachyspira hampsonii genome encodes:
- a CDS encoding carbohydrate ABC transporter permease has translation MFSKIIKIKDREIHIVSIIFLIPSLIFMILFIFYPIVDSFILSLHSWNGIDPVKTFVGIENWKILITDIRFWKALKNNLLILFLSIIIQMPVAILLALAMDYVGRKFNFLRSIYFLPMLMSSVAIGFLFRYAYDPQFGIIAGILNILNIDITIDILGNPNISIFAIIVVICWQFIPFYFILYVASISSIPLELYEAAKIDGSNYFYYAKEVVIPYISPTIKSSIILSMVGSLKYFDLIYVMTEGGPNGATDLMATYMYKNSFVSLKLGYGATIAFAMLIIISIISFITFKKLNTAEK, from the coding sequence ATGTTTTCTAAAATTATAAAAATAAAAGATAGAGAAATACATATTGTATCTATAATATTTTTAATTCCTTCTTTAATCTTTATGATATTATTTATTTTTTATCCGATTGTAGATTCTTTTATACTTAGTTTGCATAGTTGGAATGGAATAGATCCCGTAAAAACTTTTGTAGGGATTGAAAATTGGAAAATATTAATTACAGATATAAGATTTTGGAAAGCCCTAAAAAATAATTTATTAATATTATTCTTATCAATTATAATACAAATGCCTGTAGCTATATTATTAGCTTTAGCGATGGATTATGTTGGAAGAAAATTTAATTTTTTACGATCTATATATTTTCTTCCTATGCTTATGTCATCTGTAGCAATTGGCTTTTTATTTAGATATGCATACGATCCTCAATTTGGAATTATAGCTGGCATTTTGAATATTTTAAATATAGATATTACAATAGACATATTAGGAAATCCTAATATATCAATATTTGCCATTATTGTTGTTATATGCTGGCAATTTATACCTTTCTATTTTATTTTATATGTGGCTAGCATAAGTTCAATACCATTGGAATTATATGAAGCTGCTAAAATAGATGGTTCTAATTATTTTTATTATGCAAAAGAAGTAGTTATACCATATATATCTCCTACGATAAAAAGCAGTATTATACTTTCTATGGTTGGTTCATTAAAGTACTTTGATTTAATATATGTTATGACAGAAGGCGGTCCTAATGGAGCTACTGATTTAATGGCAACTTATATGTATAAAAATTCATTTGTTTCATTAAAACTTGGTTATGGGGCTACTATAGCATTTGCCATGCTTATCATAATTTCTATAATTTCATTTATAACATTTAAAAAATTAAATACTGCTGAAAAATAG
- a CDS encoding ROK family protein — translation MKYQVLAKEKTLRNILKECIKKDRFTSIDIVESLKLTKPTVNESLDILFKNDFITKENFTEGMVGRKAQIWKTTLHKKKSLAIDIDFNLVKIAIVDMAGNYYNYQEYKKTINNNNFFNVISFIINDYRKKYKESEEIKRLGISIPGNISFDRKNILYATNLGLENINIKYLENELNLDIILENEANSAVLGEFFLSKEADKNNYMLISISNFGVGGGQIVDGKLLKGAHRLAGEIGHFTIIMDGEPCTCGNRGCFERYASYEGLKNIMKKHKLDFDDINQLFESYDKKSEKVIKEYCKFLGRGIRSLLSIYDSSKIILSGKMTDYWDRIYPYIQKEIFENNNFYSKFNVLIFKSKLGDKASLVGVGLINFFNFIYDSDFFS, via the coding sequence ATGAAATATCAAGTATTAGCAAAAGAAAAAACTTTAAGAAATATTTTAAAAGAATGTATTAAAAAAGACAGATTTACAAGTATTGATATAGTTGAAAGTTTGAAACTTACAAAACCTACTGTAAATGAGTCTTTAGATATATTATTTAAAAATGATTTTATAACAAAAGAAAATTTTACAGAAGGTATGGTTGGCAGAAAAGCACAGATTTGGAAAACAACTCTTCATAAAAAAAAGTCTTTGGCAATAGATATAGATTTTAATTTAGTAAAGATAGCTATTGTTGATATGGCTGGAAATTATTATAATTATCAAGAGTATAAAAAAACTATTAATAATAATAATTTTTTTAATGTTATAAGTTTTATAATAAATGATTATAGAAAAAAATATAAAGAATCTGAAGAAATAAAAAGATTAGGGATATCAATACCCGGAAATATTAGTTTTGATAGGAAAAATATATTATATGCTACGAACTTGGGGCTTGAAAATATTAATATAAAATATTTGGAAAATGAATTAAATTTGGATATTATTTTGGAGAATGAGGCTAACAGTGCGGTATTGGGAGAATTTTTTCTGTCAAAAGAGGCTGATAAAAACAATTATATGCTCATATCCATATCCAATTTCGGAGTAGGAGGAGGACAAATAGTTGATGGTAAATTATTAAAAGGTGCACATAGATTAGCCGGAGAAATAGGGCATTTTACTATTATTATGGATGGTGAACCTTGTACCTGCGGAAATAGGGGGTGCTTTGAAAGATATGCTTCTTATGAGGGATTAAAAAATATTATGAAAAAACATAAACTAGACTTTGATGATATCAATCAGCTTTTTGAAAGTTATGATAAAAAAAGTGAAAAAGTAATAAAGGAGTACTGCAAATTTTTGGGAAGAGGTATAAGAAGTTTACTATCTATATATGATTCCAGTAAAATTATTTTAAGCGGAAAAATGACTGATTATTGGGATAGAATTTATCCTTATATACAAAAAGAAATATTTGAGAATAATAATTTCTATTCAAAATTTAATGTTCTTATTTTTAAATCTAAATTAGGTGATAAAGCTTCTCTAGTAGGGGTAGGTCTTATTAATTTTTTTAATTTTATATATGACAGTGATTTTTTTAGTTAA
- a CDS encoding xylulokinase, with protein sequence MYTLGIDLSTQSITLSIINCENYKNELNISIVFNSLEEMKYSKMNKNTLLIDSNTKGKAEQDINIFLAALDKSLLQLKEKFNTKEIKAIQISAQQHGHVYLSEKYKSNIEKLKDKSSINNSLAEILQDSYSYDYAPIWRTSCTQKEAEELRNAVGGKDNMIKITASNSPLRFTGAIIKYNFDNNPELSKNTYKIFLLNTFIASILTAKDNIPVDFGNASGMSLMDYTKKEWNNTLLNTVSNDLKEKLGNINDPSSFAGYISEYFAEKYGFDSECIVGIGSGDNPQTKVLYKGDILSLGTSFVYMINIDENSRDYSGVSNAMYDGIGNPFMIFCRTNGAIIWDEIMKLYTRDYKEITESLEKNIDNMPLVLWQKENESVPISMAFPIKRFHSVPSFDDDYKGIVLSSLGLVALYSEQFTSKNKIDLAVTGGPTKDKEILKIIANIWKCPIKTLPSGGASLGAALSAILLLGKRVSLDDIRNSLIGNTVIEPDDNLANKYHDYMILLKEKFNEINKGIL encoded by the coding sequence ATGTATACATTAGGAATAGATTTAAGCACACAAAGTATAACTTTAAGTATTATAAATTGCGAGAATTATAAAAATGAGTTAAATATCTCTATAGTATTTAATTCATTAGAAGAAATGAAATATTCAAAAATGAATAAAAATACATTGCTGATAGATTCAAATACAAAAGGAAAAGCAGAACAGGATATAAATATATTTTTAGCGGCATTGGATAAATCACTATTACAGCTAAAAGAAAAATTTAATACAAAAGAGATAAAAGCAATACAAATATCAGCTCAGCAGCATGGACATGTTTATCTTTCAGAGAAATATAAATCAAATATAGAAAAATTAAAAGATAAATCATCAATAAATAATAGTTTAGCTGAAATATTACAAGATTCATATTCTTATGATTATGCCCCTATATGGAGAACTTCATGTACACAGAAAGAAGCTGAAGAATTGAGAAATGCAGTAGGCGGAAAAGATAATATGATAAAAATAACCGCTTCAAATTCTCCGCTCAGATTTACAGGTGCGATAATAAAATATAATTTTGACAACAATCCTGAATTATCAAAAAACACATATAAAATATTTTTATTAAATACATTTATAGCATCAATACTAACAGCGAAAGATAATATACCTGTAGATTTTGGAAATGCTTCGGGAATGAGCTTAATGGATTATACAAAAAAAGAATGGAATAATACTTTATTAAATACTGTGTCAAATGATTTAAAAGAAAAATTAGGAAATATAAATGATCCTTCTAGCTTCGCAGGATATATAAGCGAATATTTTGCAGAAAAATACGGATTTGACAGTGAATGTATAGTTGGTATAGGAAGCGGAGATAATCCTCAGACAAAAGTTTTGTACAAAGGAGATATATTATCATTAGGAACTAGTTTTGTTTATATGATCAATATTGATGAAAACAGCCGAGATTATTCCGGAGTATCAAATGCTATGTATGACGGAATAGGAAATCCTTTCATGATATTCTGCAGAACTAACGGTGCCATAATATGGGACGAAATCATGAAATTATATACAAGAGATTATAAAGAAATTACAGAATCTTTAGAAAAAAACATTGATAATATGCCTCTAGTTCTATGGCAGAAAGAAAATGAATCAGTACCTATAAGCATGGCATTTCCTATAAAAAGATTCCATTCAGTTCCTTCTTTTGATGATGATTATAAAGGTATAGTATTAAGTTCTTTGGGGCTAGTGGCTTTATACTCTGAACAATTTACTTCCAAAAATAAAATAGATCTTGCCGTTACAGGAGGACCTACAAAAGATAAAGAAATATTAAAAATAATAGCAAATATTTGGAAATGCCCTATAAAAACACTTCCTTCAGGAGGTGCTTCACTTGGTGCTGCTTTATCTGCTATATTATTATTGGGAAAAAGGGTTTCATTAGACGATATAAGAAATTCTCTAATCGGCAATACAGTAATAGAACCTGATGATAATCTTGCAAATAAATATCATGACTATATGATACTTTTAAAAGAAAAATTTAATGAAATAAATAAAGGCATATTATAA
- the xylA gene encoding xylose isomerase — protein MEYFTSTDKVVYKGKDSKDAFSFKQYNASEVISGKTMEEWMPFAMSWWHTLAAGSSDPFGAPAASRPWNGKEALEASKMRVEAGFELMQKLGMNYFCFHDRDLAPEYKTLKETNEKLDMIVNLVAESMSKTGKKLLWATSSLFTNPRYMHGAATSPYADVFAVAAAQTKKTMDIAKKLDAKGYVFWGGREGYETLLNTDMKRELDHLAYFLSMAVEYKEKIGFKGQFFIEPKPKEPTKHQYDFDAATTLEFLYHYNLDKYFELNLEVNHATLAGHTMQHEMQVARNHGKLGSVDINYGDTFLGWDTDMFLTNVYDAVLMMVEIIRNGGLKNGGFNFDAKVRRPSHTMDDLIYAYIAGMDTLAWGLRIADKIVKDGCFDKFIEERYSSYNSGIGAKIESKSTSLEELYNYALALEEKELPSGNQELLEAKLNQFIYNL, from the coding sequence ATGGAATATTTTACAAGTACAGACAAGGTAGTTTATAAAGGAAAAGACAGTAAAGATGCTTTTTCATTCAAACAATATAATGCTTCAGAAGTTATATCAGGAAAAACTATGGAAGAGTGGATGCCTTTTGCAATGAGTTGGTGGCATACATTAGCTGCAGGAAGCTCTGATCCTTTTGGTGCTCCCGCAGCAAGCAGACCTTGGAATGGTAAAGAGGCATTAGAGGCTTCTAAAATGAGAGTAGAGGCTGGATTTGAACTTATGCAGAAATTAGGAATGAATTATTTTTGTTTTCATGACAGAGATTTAGCTCCTGAATATAAAACTCTAAAAGAAACTAATGAAAAATTAGATATGATAGTAAATTTAGTGGCAGAAAGTATGTCTAAAACAGGCAAAAAACTTTTATGGGCTACTTCTTCTTTATTTACAAATCCTAGATATATGCATGGTGCTGCTACTAGTCCTTATGCTGATGTTTTTGCAGTTGCAGCTGCTCAGACTAAAAAAACTATGGATATAGCTAAAAAATTAGATGCCAAAGGATATGTATTCTGGGGTGGAAGAGAAGGTTACGAAACTTTACTTAATACTGATATGAAAAGAGAATTGGATCATTTAGCTTATTTCTTATCTATGGCTGTTGAGTATAAAGAAAAAATAGGATTTAAAGGACAATTTTTTATTGAGCCAAAACCAAAAGAACCAACAAAACATCAATATGATTTTGATGCTGCTACTACTTTAGAGTTCTTATATCATTATAATTTGGATAAATATTTTGAGCTTAACTTGGAAGTAAATCATGCTACTTTAGCAGGACATACTATGCAGCATGAAATGCAGGTTGCTAGAAATCATGGAAAATTGGGTTCTGTTGATATTAACTACGGAGACACTTTCTTGGGTTGGGATACAGATATGTTCCTTACTAATGTATATGATGCGGTATTAATGATGGTAGAGATTATAAGAAATGGAGGATTAAAAAACGGAGGATTTAACTTCGATGCTAAAGTAAGAAGACCATCTCATACTATGGACGACTTAATATATGCATACATTGCCGGAATGGATACTTTAGCTTGGGGATTAAGAATAGCTGACAAAATAGTCAAAGACGGATGTTTCGATAAATTTATTGAAGAAAGATACAGCTCTTATAATAGCGGAATAGGTGCAAAAATAGAAAGTAAATCAACTTCATTAGAAGAATTATACAATTATGCACTAGCATTAGAAGAAAAAGAACTTCCTAGCGGAAATCAGGAATTACTTGAAGCTAAATTAAATCAATTTATATATAATTTATAA
- a CDS encoding FmdB family zinc ribbon protein, with translation MPTYEYKCEKCGHEFEEFQSITAEAKAVCPECGSEAKRMISLNSGIIFKGKGFYVNDYKNKSGSSSSSGNSDSSPTKSC, from the coding sequence ATGCCTACTTATGAATATAAATGTGAAAAATGCGGACATGAATTTGAAGAATTTCAATCCATAACCGCTGAAGCTAAAGCAGTATGCCCTGAATGCGGAAGTGAAGCTAAAAGAATGATATCTTTAAATAGCGGTATCATCTTCAAGGGAAAAGGATTCTATGTTAATGATTATAAAAATAAAAGCGGTTCCAGCTCATCAAGCGGTAATTCTGACAGTTCTCCTACTAAAAGCTGCTGA
- a CDS encoding carbohydrate ABC transporter permease, translating into MNKKVYSHNEKIIKILVIFLLILYALISFIPFYYTLMTGFKEQFEVFTNGVFAFPNKLNFSNYISVLKGGIWSYFFNSVIVTLISLILIIFCSSLASYVFSRLNFKFNNLFFGIIIVSMTIPVHVTLIPIYLLTQKFGLYDTIFALIGPYVAFNLPISIFILTNFMQEIPKDLENSAEIDGCGKVRTFFNVILPLSTPGLVTIAIYATTTMWNEFIFALVLTQSKANRTLPLSVWEFQGQYTANIPMMMSVLALAAAPMILVFIFSQDKLIKGMMAGAVKS; encoded by the coding sequence ATGAATAAAAAAGTATATAGTCATAATGAAAAAATCATTAAAATATTGGTAATATTTCTATTAATATTATATGCTTTAATATCTTTTATACCATTTTACTATACTTTGATGACTGGATTTAAAGAACAATTTGAAGTATTCACCAATGGAGTATTTGCTTTTCCAAACAAATTAAATTTTTCAAATTATATTTCTGTACTAAAAGGCGGTATATGGTCATATTTTTTTAATAGTGTAATTGTTACATTAATATCTTTAATATTAATAATATTTTGCTCATCTCTTGCATCTTATGTATTTTCAAGGCTCAATTTTAAGTTTAATAATTTATTTTTTGGTATCATTATTGTATCTATGACAATACCTGTACATGTAACATTAATTCCAATATATTTATTAACTCAAAAATTTGGTTTATATGATACGATATTTGCATTAATAGGTCCATATGTTGCATTCAATTTACCAATATCCATTTTTATATTGACAAATTTTATGCAAGAAATTCCTAAAGACTTGGAAAATAGTGCAGAAATAGATGGATGCGGAAAAGTAAGAACTTTTTTTAATGTTATTCTTCCGCTTTCAACGCCAGGTTTAGTTACTATAGCAATATATGCTACAACAACAATGTGGAATGAATTTATATTTGCTTTAGTTTTAACTCAATCTAAAGCTAATAGAACACTTCCTTTATCTGTATGGGAATTCCAAGGACAATATACTGCTAATATACCAATGATGATGAGTGTATTAGCTCTGGCAGCTGCCCCAATGATATTAGTATTTATATTCAGTCAAGATAAATTAATAAAAGGTATGATGGCAGGAGCTGTCAAATCTTAA
- the rlmN gene encoding 23S rRNA (adenine(2503)-C(2))-methyltransferase RlmN translates to MAKKISIMNVSEDELSKFCIENNFPKFHASQILNWIYKKYAVSFDDMSNIPKNLRILLDEYYFIHNSKIETISEDEYGTQKLLISLYDKKKIESVILNKKDRVTFCLSSQVGCGYGCAFCATGSMGLSRNLTADEILAEFLLMRAVTKKVNSIVFMGMGEPLANTKNLFKAIDTINSFKGFNLGIRHITISTSGEVAGIKQLIERDLDCRLAVSLHSLKNDVRDKIMPINKRYPIENLMAILKRYSRNGKRMITFEWVLIKDINDSVNDAYRLVNLKKEFPFKVNVIPMNPVAHAPELQRPNKDIILRFKSILKDNGIEVVERFKQGQEILAGCGQLAVKNM, encoded by the coding sequence ATGGCTAAAAAAATATCTATAATGAATGTTTCAGAAGATGAATTATCTAAATTCTGTATAGAAAATAATTTCCCTAAATTTCATGCATCTCAAATACTTAATTGGATATATAAAAAATATGCTGTAAGTTTCGATGATATGAGCAATATACCTAAGAATTTGAGAATTTTATTAGATGAATATTATTTTATTCATAATTCAAAGATAGAAACTATATCAGAAGATGAATACGGAACACAAAAATTGCTGATTTCTCTATATGATAAGAAAAAAATAGAATCTGTTATATTGAATAAAAAGGACAGAGTAACTTTCTGCTTATCATCGCAGGTGGGATGCGGCTACGGATGTGCTTTCTGTGCTACAGGAAGCATGGGACTGTCAAGAAATCTTACTGCTGATGAGATACTTGCAGAATTTTTACTTATGAGGGCTGTAACTAAAAAGGTAAATTCTATAGTATTTATGGGTATGGGAGAACCCTTAGCAAATACAAAGAACCTTTTTAAAGCAATAGATACCATAAATTCATTTAAAGGCTTTAATTTAGGAATAAGGCATATTACAATATCAACATCAGGAGAAGTTGCAGGAATAAAGCAGCTAATAGAAAGAGATCTAGACTGCAGATTGGCTGTTTCTTTGCATTCATTAAAAAATGATGTCAGAGATAAAATTATGCCTATTAATAAAAGATATCCTATAGAAAATCTGATGGCGATACTTAAAAGATACAGTAGAAATGGTAAAAGAATGATTACTTTTGAATGGGTTCTTATAAAAGATATTAATGATTCAGTTAATGATGCATACAGACTTGTGAATTTGAAAAAAGAATTTCCTTTCAAAGTTAATGTTATACCTATGAATCCTGTTGCTCATGCCCCTGAATTACAAAGACCAAATAAAGATATTATATTAAGATTTAAATCAATACTAAAAGACAACGGAATAGAAGTTGTTGAAAGATTTAAACAAGGGCAGGAAATATTAGCAGGCTGCGGACAATTAGCTGTAAAAAACATGTAA
- a CDS encoding extracellular solute-binding protein — MKNIILILSIISSLLLISCSNNASSSSNGSGDKTIKVWHIQNVGKQITIKEEAGKRFTEENPDFNVEITPMKNDAYKTQIQIAVGANNAPDIFFTWSGGTMIDYIKAGKIIDLTPYIAKYDLSNTLLPASLGQGSYEGKIYGLPVESSIIAMVFYNKELFEKNGWQIPTTLTEFEVLCDQIVANGIKPFALANKTKWTASMYYMSLVSRIGGSKVFYDAANRVNGGSFENPAFIEAGKKLVEWVDKGYFNDGFNGLDDDSGQARALLYTDKAAMSISGSFLISSISSENPDFVKKLDAFIFPIVEGGKGDPKELVGTIGDNFYSISSSCKYPEEAFKLMMKFVDNESVQEGLSIGKLPPVKDLKVDSPIFDKIVNAINEASTVQLWYDQYLPAELAEVHKDTLQAMLAKTMTPEEACKQLEAKALELLGPSSK, encoded by the coding sequence ATGAAAAATATAATTTTGATTTTAAGTATTATATCTAGCTTACTGTTAATTTCTTGTTCTAATAATGCTTCATCATCTTCTAATGGCAGCGGAGATAAAACAATAAAAGTATGGCATATTCAAAATGTTGGAAAACAAATAACTATTAAGGAAGAAGCAGGAAAAAGATTTACAGAAGAAAATCCTGATTTCAATGTAGAAATAACACCTATGAAAAATGATGCTTATAAAACCCAGATACAAATAGCAGTGGGGGCCAACAATGCTCCAGATATATTTTTCACTTGGAGCGGCGGTACTATGATAGATTATATAAAAGCAGGGAAAATTATAGATTTAACTCCATATATTGCTAAGTATGATTTATCTAATACTTTGCTTCCAGCTTCTTTGGGTCAAGGAAGTTATGAAGGAAAAATATATGGTCTTCCTGTAGAATCTTCAATAATAGCTATGGTATTCTATAATAAAGAGTTATTTGAAAAAAATGGATGGCAAATTCCAACAACTTTAACAGAATTTGAAGTATTATGTGATCAAATAGTTGCTAATGGCATAAAGCCTTTTGCATTAGCAAATAAAACTAAATGGACAGCATCTATGTACTATATGTCATTGGTTTCTAGAATAGGTGGAAGCAAAGTATTTTATGATGCTGCTAACAGAGTAAATGGAGGAAGTTTTGAAAATCCGGCATTTATAGAAGCTGGTAAAAAGCTTGTTGAGTGGGTTGATAAAGGTTATTTTAATGATGGTTTCAATGGTCTTGATGATGATTCAGGTCAGGCTAGAGCTTTACTTTATACTGATAAAGCTGCAATGTCTATATCTGGTTCATTCTTAATAAGTTCAATATCAAGTGAAAATCCGGATTTTGTTAAAAAATTAGATGCTTTCATTTTCCCTATAGTTGAAGGAGGAAAAGGAGATCCTAAAGAATTAGTAGGTACAATAGGGGATAATTTTTATAGTATATCTTCTTCATGTAAATATCCAGAAGAGGCTTTTAAATTAATGATGAAATTTGTAGATAATGAATCTGTTCAGGAAGGATTATCTATAGGTAAATTACCACCTGTAAAAGATTTAAAGGTTGATTCACCTATATTTGATAAAATTGTTAATGCTATAAATGAAGCTTCAACTGTTCAGCTTTGGTACGATCAATATTTACCAGCAGAACTTGCTGAAGTGCATAAAGATACATTACAAGCTATGTTAGCTAAAACTATGACTCCAGAAGAAGCATGTAAACAATTAGAAGCAAAGGCTCTAGAATTATTAGGTCCTAGTTCTAAATAA